The following DNA comes from Pongo pygmaeus isolate AG05252 chromosome 9, NHGRI_mPonPyg2-v2.0_pri, whole genome shotgun sequence.
TTCTGACACAACTGTGTTCACTAGCAACCTCAAACAGACACCATGGTGCACCTGACTCCTGAGGAGAAGTCTGCTGTTACTGCCCTGTGGGGCAAGGTGAACGTGGATGAAGTTGGTGGTGAGGCCCTGGGCAGGTTGGTATCAAGGTTACAAGACAGGCTTAAGGAGACAAATAGAAGCTGGGCATGTGGAGACAGAGAAGACTCTTGGGTTTCTGATAGGCCCTGACTCTCTCTGCCTATTGGGCTATTTTCCCACCCTTAGGCTGCTGGTGGTCTACCCTTGGACCCAGAGGTTCTTTGAGTCCTTTGGGGATCTGTCCACTCCTGATGCTGTTATGGGCAACCCTAAGGTGAAGGCTCATGGCAAGAAAGTGCTCGGTGCCTTTAGTGATGGCCTGGCTCACCTGGACAACCTCAAGGGCACCTTTGCCAAGCTGAGTGAGCTGCACTGTGACAAGCTGCACGTGGATCCTGAGAACTTCAGGGTGAGTCTATGGTACCATTGatgttttctttccccttcttttctATAGTTAAGTTCATGTCATAGGAAGGGGATAAGTATCAGGGTACAGTTTAGAATGGGAAACTGACGAATGATTGCATCAGTGTGGAACTCTCAGGAtcattttagtttcttttatttgctgttcataacaattgttttcttttgtttaattcttgctttcttttttttcttctctgcaatTTTTACTATTATCCTTAATGCCTTAACGTTGTGtataacaaaaggaaatatctctgaGATACAttaagtaacttaaaaaaaaagtttacacaGTCTGCCTAGTATAATGTACTGCCAAATAGTACATTACTATTTGGAATATATGTGTGCTTATTTGCATATTCATAATCTacctactttattttcttttatttttaattgatatataatcattatacatatatatgggttAAAGCATAATGTTTCAATATGTGTACACATATTGACCAAATCAGGGTAATTttgcatttgtaatttta
Coding sequences within:
- the HBB gene encoding hemoglobin subunit beta encodes the protein MVHLTPEEKSAVTALWGKVNVDEVGGEALGRLLVVYPWTQRFFESFGDLSTPDAVMGNPKVKAHGKKVLGAFSDGLAHLDNLKGTFAKLSELHCDKLHVDPENFRLLGNVLVCVLAHHFGKEFTPQVQAAYQKVVAGVANALAHKYH